In Palaemon carinicauda isolate YSFRI2023 chromosome 14, ASM3689809v2, whole genome shotgun sequence, the following proteins share a genomic window:
- the LOC137652788 gene encoding uncharacterized protein, whose product MSLLLEKEAIERVQDLGSLGFLQSLIPSSQELGGWRQVLDVSALNVFVRKTKFTKETTKSVLTAFRKDDWMVSLDLQDAYFHSPIHPNFKKYLRFVYKEEVFQFEALCFVLSTTPQIFTKVMSNVAGMLHSRGIRASLYLNDWLLRAPSYICCLEDLQMTVNLSEELGFLIKKDKSQLTTSQEILYLGMEIQSRAFRAFPSASRTEQALVKL is encoded by the coding sequence ATGTCGCTTTTATtagagaaggaggcaatagagagggtgcaaGATCTAGGGTCACTAGGCTTTTTACAATCGCTTATTCCTAGTTCCCAAGAACTTGGGGGATGGAGACAGGTACTGGATGTGAGTGCGCTCAACGTCTTCGTACGGAAGACAAAATTCACAAAGGAAACAACAAAATCAGTCCTAACGGCATtcagaaaggacgactggatggtctcgttagaccttcaGGATGCGTATTTCCACAGCCCTATCCACCCGAACTTCAAAAaatacctgaggttcgtgtacaAAGAGGAAGTATTTCAATTTGAAGCTCTTTGTTTCGTACTTAGCACCACGCCtcaaattttcacaaaggtgaTGTCCAATGTAGCGGGAATgctgcattcaagaggtatcagagcctctctgtatctgaACGACTGGCTCCTAAGAGCTCCTTCCTACATTtgctgcctggaggatctgcagatgacggTGAACTTATCAGAGGAACTGGGATTTCTGATAAAAAAGGACAAGTCGCAACTGACCACATCCCAAGAGATTCTGTActtgggtatggagattcagagtcgggcttttcgggcttttccgtctgcctcaagAACGGAACAAGCCCTGGTGAAACTTTAA